From the Saccharobesus litoralis genome, one window contains:
- the tsaE gene encoding tRNA (adenosine(37)-N6)-threonylcarbamoyltransferase complex ATPase subunit type 1 TsaE, whose amino-acid sequence MTELYFELIDADATVAFGKKLAASLEMPCIIYLEGDLGAGKTTFSRGLIQSFNYQGNVKSPTYTLVEPYELESVNIYHFDLYRLADPEELEFMGIRDYFSGNNLCLIEWPEKGVGWLEPADILVNMQYVDDHRAIRLNANSARGEKILSALT is encoded by the coding sequence ATGACAGAATTATACTTTGAACTTATTGATGCTGACGCAACCGTTGCGTTTGGCAAAAAATTGGCAGCTTCACTTGAAATGCCTTGTATTATTTATTTAGAAGGCGACTTGGGGGCGGGCAAAACCACCTTTAGTCGCGGTCTCATTCAAAGCTTTAATTATCAAGGCAATGTAAAAAGCCCGACTTACACCTTGGTGGAACCTTATGAGCTCGAGTCAGTCAATATTTATCATTTTGATTTATATCGCCTAGCCGATCCAGAAGAGCTTGAATTCATGGGCATACGCGATTATTTCAGTGGTAATAACCTTTGTTTAATAGAATGGCCGGAAAAAGGCGTCGGTTGGTTGGAACCTGCCGATATTCTGGTTAATATGCAATATGTTGACGACCATCGTGCGATCCGCTTAAACGCAAACTCGGCGCGCGGCGAAAAAATACTTTCGGCACTAACTTAA
- a CDS encoding N-acetylmuramoyl-L-alanine amidase, giving the protein MKKWLSHSLIFFSLLLTFCVNAANKINGVRIWPSPDKTRVVFDLSNKPSVEHFFLTNPNRLVLDFKDTGKGLDLTSVAAKGKLVKKIRYSTPKIKNSRRVVIELAQPLNANIFALAPTQPYGDRLVVDLEGKQTVNQPVKTATNTTNRDLIIAIDAGHGGEDPGSIGAKGNYEKKVTLQISKRLKALIDKQKGMKAVMIRTGDYYVGLNKRSELARKSKADLLVSIHADAFTTPQPRGASVWMLSMRRANSEIGRWLEQKEKHSELLGGAAEVISDTANEKYLAKALLDMSMEHSIATSYEISNKIIGELKRVTKMHKKAPQAASLAVLKSPDIPSILVETGFISNPTEERLLNQRDHQQKLANALFKAVNNYFRANPPDGTLYASLYNEREYIVRRGDSLSVLAARYDVSINALKKANRLRTNTLRIGQKLKIPQS; this is encoded by the coding sequence ATGAAAAAGTGGCTATCTCACAGTTTGATCTTTTTCAGTTTGCTTTTGACCTTTTGCGTCAATGCAGCGAACAAAATTAATGGTGTTCGAATTTGGCCGTCCCCCGACAAAACCCGTGTCGTATTTGATCTTTCCAACAAACCAAGCGTTGAACATTTCTTTTTAACCAACCCGAATCGTCTGGTGCTCGATTTTAAAGACACTGGTAAAGGGTTAGATTTAACCTCCGTCGCGGCCAAAGGCAAACTAGTTAAAAAGATCCGCTACAGCACGCCAAAAATAAAAAATAGTCGGCGAGTCGTGATTGAACTTGCTCAGCCACTCAACGCCAATATTTTCGCATTAGCCCCCACTCAACCTTATGGCGATCGTTTAGTGGTTGACCTAGAAGGCAAGCAAACCGTCAATCAACCGGTCAAAACCGCAACCAACACCACTAACCGCGATTTAATTATTGCTATAGATGCCGGACATGGTGGTGAAGACCCTGGTTCCATTGGTGCGAAAGGCAATTATGAGAAAAAAGTCACGCTGCAAATTTCCAAGCGGCTTAAAGCCTTAATTGATAAACAAAAAGGCATGAAAGCCGTCATGATCCGCACTGGTGATTATTATGTTGGCCTAAACAAACGCTCCGAACTGGCAAGAAAGAGCAAAGCTGACTTACTGGTTTCCATCCACGCTGATGCGTTTACAACACCACAACCTCGTGGGGCGTCGGTTTGGATGCTATCTATGCGCAGAGCCAACAGTGAAATCGGTCGCTGGCTTGAACAAAAAGAAAAACATTCCGAATTACTTGGTGGTGCAGCTGAAGTTATCAGTGACACAGCTAACGAAAAATATCTGGCTAAAGCCTTGTTGGATATGTCAATGGAGCACTCAATCGCCACAAGTTATGAGATAAGTAACAAAATAATTGGCGAATTGAAACGCGTAACTAAAATGCATAAAAAAGCGCCGCAAGCCGCGAGTCTTGCCGTACTGAAGTCACCGGATATTCCGTCTATCTTGGTTGAAACCGGCTTTATTTCCAACCCAACAGAAGAGCGCTTATTAAACCAGCGCGATCATCAGCAAAAACTAGCCAATGCGTTGTTTAAAGCCGTAAACAACTATTTCCGCGCCAATCCACCTGATGGAACATTGTATGCGTCCTTATACAATGAGCGTGAATATATTGTGCGGCGTGGCGATTCTTTGTCTGTGTTGGCCGCTCGCTATGATGTGAGTATTAATGCCTTAAAAAAAGCCAATCGGCTCCGTACCAACACCTTGCGTATTGGCCAAAAACTTAAAATTCCTCAATCCTAA
- the mutL gene encoding DNA mismatch repair endonuclease MutL: MPIKILPPQLANQIAAGEVVERPASVIKELLENSLDAGATKIDIDIEAGGSQLIRIRDNGSGIAKEELGLALSRHATSKVSSLNDLEAIQSLGFRGEALASISSVSRLKLTSRPEHQTEAWQATAEGQEMAVDIKPAAHPVGTTIEVADLFFNTPARRRFLRTDKTEFTHIEEVIKRIALSRFDVQIKLTNNGKIHKNYRTGREDKAQLQRIAAVCGGNFIEHCVELDSSYDLVTIKGWLGEPHIARQQRDIQYCYVNGRMMRDKLINHAIRQAYESRITSEQHAAYVLYIEVDPKQVDVNVHPAKHEVRFHQARLIHDFIYQAVYAALNNELVDNAIAEATLVQQSSGQQSLVQQNKLDTGYQAGQLYPGQEVASQFERELADSTLPNSSATSSSSEPSLNLERNIDGDKVAPSAQGSASYANSPYTNHANHTNSSNRPSHGNSAQWQSEYSPKTSVSTEQQIAHYAELVAPLSDTKALDKTSASSPAEPLDAAESTNIKTNINIKASSQLSDVQILTTLQQHYLLAKYADNLYCLPIAQLQLAIIGAKLEYVCNQPDAIAQPLLLPVAIKVDQTCLNKWLVHQTCLTQLQFVINQPRKDTLVIQKVPALLRELDLASIIGDWLLQLPEQDTPISTDHSIKLLANLVQQQQNLPSWSEITQLLNDYHNLKLPDFATFIKQHAKQIDYSHCLLSAPT, encoded by the coding sequence ATGCCAATTAAAATTTTACCGCCGCAACTCGCTAACCAAATCGCGGCGGGTGAAGTCGTCGAGCGACCCGCATCCGTAATTAAAGAACTGCTCGAAAATAGCTTGGATGCCGGCGCAACCAAGATCGATATTGATATTGAAGCCGGTGGCAGCCAATTGATCCGTATTCGCGACAATGGCAGTGGTATTGCCAAAGAAGAGCTCGGTCTCGCGCTAAGCCGTCATGCCACATCAAAAGTCAGCAGCCTGAATGATTTAGAAGCGATTCAAAGCTTAGGCTTTCGCGGTGAAGCATTAGCCAGTATTAGCTCGGTTAGTCGGTTAAAACTCACCAGTCGCCCTGAACATCAAACCGAAGCTTGGCAAGCAACGGCGGAAGGTCAGGAAATGGCGGTAGACATCAAGCCAGCCGCTCACCCTGTAGGTACAACCATTGAAGTCGCTGATTTATTTTTTAATACCCCAGCCCGTCGCCGCTTTTTACGCACGGATAAAACCGAATTTACTCATATTGAAGAAGTCATTAAACGTATTGCGCTTAGCCGTTTTGACGTACAAATAAAGCTAACCAATAACGGAAAAATCCACAAAAATTACCGAACCGGACGAGAAGACAAAGCACAATTACAGCGTATAGCAGCCGTGTGTGGTGGCAACTTTATTGAACACTGTGTTGAATTAGATAGTAGCTATGATTTAGTTACCATTAAAGGCTGGTTAGGTGAACCTCACATAGCCCGCCAGCAACGCGATATTCAATATTGTTATGTTAATGGCCGCATGATGCGCGACAAGTTAATTAATCACGCGATCCGCCAAGCGTATGAAAGTCGCATTACAAGTGAGCAGCATGCGGCATACGTATTGTATATTGAAGTTGACCCCAAACAAGTAGACGTCAATGTCCACCCTGCTAAACACGAAGTGCGCTTTCATCAAGCTCGCTTAATTCATGACTTTATCTATCAAGCCGTTTACGCGGCACTTAACAATGAATTAGTGGATAACGCCATTGCCGAAGCTACCTTGGTGCAACAGAGCTCGGGACAACAGAGCTTAGTACAACAAAACAAATTAGACACAGGTTATCAAGCCGGTCAGTTATATCCAGGGCAAGAAGTAGCAAGTCAATTTGAGCGGGAGCTCGCCGATAGCACTTTGCCCAATTCGTCGGCGACAAGCTCGTCATCAGAGCCAAGCTTAAACCTAGAGCGTAATATTGACGGTGACAAGGTTGCGCCTTCAGCGCAAGGCTCAGCTTCCTATGCCAATAGCCCTTATACCAATCACGCCAATCATACCAATAGCTCGAACCGGCCAAGCCATGGCAATTCAGCTCAATGGCAATCTGAATACTCACCCAAGACTAGTGTTAGCACAGAGCAACAAATCGCTCATTATGCTGAACTAGTGGCACCATTATCAGATACTAAAGCGTTAGACAAAACATCGGCTTCATCACCCGCAGAGCCGCTCGACGCAGCTGAGTCAACGAACATTAAAACGAACATCAATATAAAGGCCAGTAGCCAACTCAGTGATGTACAAATACTAACGACTTTGCAACAGCATTATTTGCTCGCCAAGTATGCAGACAACTTATATTGTTTGCCGATAGCTCAACTCCAGTTAGCTATCATTGGCGCTAAATTAGAATATGTTTGCAATCAACCCGACGCCATAGCACAACCTTTATTGTTGCCTGTAGCGATAAAAGTTGATCAAACTTGTTTAAATAAATGGTTAGTGCATCAAACCTGTTTAACCCAACTGCAATTTGTTATCAATCAGCCACGAAAAGACACTTTAGTGATTCAAAAAGTTCCAGCCTTGTTGCGCGAGTTAGACTTAGCCAGCATTATCGGCGACTGGCTTTTACAATTGCCCGAGCAGGACACGCCAATAAGCACAGATCACAGCATAAAATTATTGGCTAATCTTGTTCAACAACAACAAAACTTGCCGAGTTGGTCTGAAATTACTCAATTATTAAACGACTACCACAACCTAAAATTGCCAGATTTTGCTACCTTTATTAAACAACACGCCAAGCAAATCGATTATTCGCATTGCTTGCTTAGCGCACCAACCTAA
- the miaA gene encoding tRNA (adenosine(37)-N6)-dimethylallyltransferase MiaA yields the protein MTATTDKPQVIFLMGPTASGKTALAIDLYQAMPCDIISVDSALVYKGMDIGTAKPNAEELNQAPHALIDFLDPSEVYSAADFRKDALALIEKSLAAHRTPVLVGGTMLYYKALLQGLNELPEADENIRAQIKQQAEQHGWQALHNELLRIDPVAGQRINPNDTQRINRALEVYYASGKTLTELTQTKEDALPYNTLQFAIAPQDRAVLHERIELRFKQMLTQGFEQEVRALYERGDLHADMPSIRCVGYRQMWDYLEGKVDYDEMVFRGIVATRQLAKRQLTWLRSWQELNWLESENKQNLTSILRFFS from the coding sequence ATGACAGCAACTACAGATAAACCTCAGGTCATTTTTTTAATGGGTCCGACTGCTTCTGGCAAAACCGCATTAGCAATAGACCTGTACCAAGCGATGCCTTGTGACATTATAAGTGTCGATTCAGCTCTAGTTTACAAAGGCATGGACATTGGCACAGCCAAGCCCAATGCCGAAGAATTAAACCAAGCACCACATGCTTTAATTGATTTTCTTGACCCGAGTGAAGTTTACTCTGCAGCTGATTTTCGCAAAGATGCACTGGCTTTAATTGAAAAAAGCCTAGCCGCACATCGCACACCAGTGTTAGTTGGTGGCACCATGCTTTACTACAAAGCCTTGTTACAAGGTTTGAATGAATTACCCGAAGCGGATGAAAATATACGCGCTCAAATAAAACAACAAGCCGAGCAACATGGCTGGCAGGCCTTACACAACGAGCTATTGCGCATTGACCCAGTTGCTGGACAGCGAATTAACCCCAACGATACGCAAAGAATAAATCGCGCATTAGAAGTGTACTATGCCAGTGGTAAAACATTAACAGAACTGACACAAACTAAAGAAGACGCATTGCCCTATAATACCTTGCAATTTGCCATTGCGCCCCAAGATAGAGCTGTACTGCACGAGCGAATTGAATTACGCTTTAAACAAATGCTTACACAAGGATTTGAACAAGAAGTACGGGCGTTATATGAACGCGGCGATCTTCATGCTGATATGCCTTCAATACGCTGTGTCGGCTATCGACAGATGTGGGATTACCTAGAAGGTAAAGTCGACTATGACGAAATGGTGTTTCGCGGTATAGTAGCAACGCGTCAATTAGCCAAGCGACAATTGACTTGGTTACGCAGTTGGCAGGAATTAAATTGGTTAGAAAGTGAAAATAAGCAAAATTTGACTAGCATTTTGCGCTTTTTTTCCTAA
- the hfq gene encoding RNA chaperone Hfq, with translation MAKGQSLQDPFLNALRRERIPVSIYLVNGIKLQGQVESFDQFVILLKNTVSQMVYKHAISTVVPSRPFQTNPNMQNQSGEGNIAE, from the coding sequence ATGGCAAAGGGACAATCTTTACAAGATCCGTTTTTAAACGCACTACGTCGCGAGCGTATCCCTGTTTCTATCTATTTAGTTAACGGTATTAAGCTACAAGGACAAGTAGAATCATTCGATCAGTTTGTCATTTTACTGAAGAATACCGTTTCACAAATGGTGTATAAGCACGCAATCTCCACTGTTGTGCCTTCACGTCCATTCCAAACTAACCCTAATATGCAAAATCAATCGGGTGAAGGAAATATTGCTGAGTAA
- the hflX gene encoding ribosome rescue GTPase HflX, with product MFDRYESGEQAVLVHVDLDDEVAREDLQELKLLASSAGVETLAVITTSRSTPHPKFFVGSGKAQEIADAVAALEAKLVIFNHALSPSQEKNIESLVKCRVLDRISLILDIFAQRARTHEGKLQVELAQLRHISTRLIRGWTHLERQKGGIGMRGPGETQLETDRRLIRGRMKNIMRRLEKVEKQREQGRRARKRNDLPTVSLVGYTNAGKSTLFNRITEADVYAADQLFATLDPTLRKLVIDDVGPIILADTVGFIRHLPHDLVAAFKATLQETREADIQLHVVDVADERRAENIDAVQIVLDEVGADEVPQLLVYNKIDMVDEIDAHIDRNEDGMPIRVWLSAQTGEGTELLMQAIAERLAKQMAHHELKIPPADSRWRGVFYELECIQEESYAEDGSWLVRVKMSLTDWQRLTKRDTNLANYVINQDVE from the coding sequence TTGTTTGATCGTTATGAATCGGGTGAGCAGGCGGTTTTAGTACACGTTGACTTAGATGACGAAGTAGCAAGAGAAGACCTACAGGAATTAAAACTGTTGGCCTCTTCGGCTGGTGTCGAAACTCTTGCTGTCATTACCACCTCAAGATCAACACCCCACCCTAAATTTTTTGTAGGTTCAGGTAAAGCACAAGAAATAGCTGATGCAGTGGCTGCATTGGAGGCTAAGCTAGTGATTTTTAATCATGCTTTATCCCCCTCACAAGAAAAAAACATAGAATCTCTCGTTAAATGTCGTGTTTTAGACAGAATTAGCCTGATCTTGGATATTTTTGCGCAACGTGCACGTACCCACGAAGGTAAACTGCAAGTTGAATTAGCGCAATTACGCCATATTTCTACGCGCTTGATCCGAGGCTGGACCCACTTAGAACGCCAAAAAGGCGGTATAGGTATGCGTGGTCCGGGGGAAACCCAGCTTGAAACCGATAGACGTTTAATTCGAGGCCGCATGAAAAACATTATGCGCCGCCTAGAGAAAGTAGAAAAACAACGAGAACAAGGCCGACGCGCCCGAAAACGCAACGATTTACCTACCGTTTCGCTGGTTGGCTATACCAACGCGGGTAAATCAACCTTGTTTAATCGCATTACCGAAGCAGACGTTTATGCGGCAGATCAACTCTTTGCGACGTTAGACCCTACATTACGTAAGTTGGTTATTGACGATGTTGGCCCCATAATATTGGCAGACACGGTTGGTTTTATTCGCCATTTACCACACGACTTGGTAGCAGCCTTTAAAGCAACATTACAAGAGACACGTGAAGCTGATATTCAATTGCATGTGGTCGATGTTGCTGATGAGCGCCGTGCTGAAAATATTGATGCGGTGCAAATTGTGCTCGATGAAGTCGGAGCTGATGAAGTCCCTCAACTACTTGTCTACAATAAAATTGATATGGTAGATGAGATTGATGCGCATATCGATCGTAACGAAGATGGTATGCCGATCCGCGTGTGGCTATCAGCCCAAACGGGAGAAGGCACTGAACTGCTAATGCAGGCCATTGCTGAGCGTTTAGCAAAACAAATGGCGCATCATGAATTAAAAATCCCGCCGGCTGATAGCCGCTGGCGTGGAGTATTTTATGAGCTAGAGTGTATTCAAGAAGAAAGCTATGCCGAAGACGGCAGTTGGCTAGTTAGAGTAAAAATGAGCTTAACAGACTGGCAACGCTTAACAAAGCGTGATACAAACCTAGCTAATTATGTAATAAATCAAGATG